CCGGCTTGTGCGATTGCATATACCTTATCATACGCCATGTCGTGTACCTTTTGCTTAAGGTCTGCATCTTCTCTTTCGGCTGGGTACTCACGTACTTCTTTTTTGCCAAAAGCTTCTGCAAGACGAAGCTGTGCAGCACACTGTACTTTAATGTGATCGTGAGCAAATTTAATTGCGTCTGCCATTTCTTCTTCAGAAATTTCATCCATCTCACCTTCTACCATCATCACAGAATCTGCCGAAGCTCCAATCATCATATCGATGTCAGACTCTTCTAGCTGAGCTCTTGTAGGGTTGATGATAAACTCACCGTTTACACGTCCTACTCTAGCCTCAGAGATAGCACACTCAAATGGGAAGTCAGATAATTGGATTGCAGCACTTGCTGCAAGACCTGCCATTGCATCTGGCATAACGTCGTCATCATGAGACATTAACTGGATCATCACCTGAGTTTCAGAGTGGTAATCTTTTGGGAATAATGGACGTAGTACACGATCCACAAGACGCATTGTTAATACTTCACCGTCAGATGGACGAGCTTCTCTTTTAAAGAAACCACCTGGGTAACGACCTGCTGCTGCAAACTTCTCACGGTAATCTACCGTAAGTGGTAAGAAGTCAAGATCTTTTTGTTCGTAGTTTGATACTACAGTACAAAGCAACATACACTTTCCAGACTGTACTACTACAGATCCGTGTGCTTGCTTTGCAAGTTTTCCTGTTTCGATAGAGATTTCTCTTCCATCACCAAGGTCGATGACCTCTTTGTAAACCTTTGGAATCATAAAATTTGTTTTTCACCTCGATCTATGTCGAGATATTCTCACGTGCAAAGGATTATTGTAATCCCGCTTTCGCTAAAATTGTTAATGGTAGAACACCCTTCGTGGGTATTCCATGTGTCGTTGCGTTGTGTAGTTGATGTATCTGTAAAAAGATACGGGATGATTAAAGGGTAGTTACTTCCCAAAAATCGGACACCAATGAAAAACTAGCTGTGTAAGCTTTCTTTGTCGTTCTATACATAATTACTTGTGTATAAAAGGACTTGGAGTATTATATGCCTTTCGGCGAAAATCTGCTTTGTATCAAATGAAGCTTTTATAAACTTATATTTTAATACTGAGTAGATAATGATCCGTTCTCGTTTAAGATGAGATAGTCATGTTGTAACTATCAAAACTAGAGGAGAACATCTGTAATGTATTTATGCTTTTGCAAGAGGTTGCGATTTATAGCATTGTACTCTTGCGTGGTTTTCCTATTTAAAGGAATAAAAAAGGAGCTCCGTTAGGAACTCCTTTTTTTAAAATATTATTTACGGATACCTAATTCCTTAATAATAGCTCTGTAACGTAAAATGTCTTTCTTGATTAAGTAATCAAGTAATGAACGACGCTTACCTACTAGCATTACTAGTGAACGCTCTGTAACATAATCTTTACGATTTGTTTTCAGGTGGTTTGATAA
The genomic region above belongs to Dokdonia sp. Dokd-P16 and contains:
- the rpsO gene encoding 30S ribosomal protein S15, which gives rise to MYLTKEQKQELFAKHGKGKHDTGSAEGQIAIFTQRISHLSNHLKTNRKDYVTERSLVMLVGKRRSLLDYLIKKDILRYRAIIKELGIRK